Below is a genomic region from Candidatus Thorarchaeota archaeon.
ACCGTATTCATATAGCTATTTGTAGCGCATAATACCGTTTCAACCCTTTTTGTAATTCCGTTTGCAAAGGATTTATCTCTCGAAGTTGACGCGGCATTACGAATTCCGTTTGAAAACTCAACGAACGTAATTGAAAGCAGAGACATCATGCCAAAACAAGAGGTAAACAAATGCCTAGCACAGCAAATCCATTGATAGTTCAATCGGACCGCTCCATATTGTTGGAAGTGGACAACCCGCGCTATGAAGAAGCAAGAGATGCACTAGCACAATTCGCAGAACTAGTCAAATCGCCAGAATATGTGCACACATACAGAATAACGCCATTAAGCCTCTGGAACGCTGCTGCAACGGGTCTATCTCCGGAAAAAGTTATGGAAGCACTTGAAGAATACGCCAAGTATCCCATACCCAGCAATGTTTCCAGAGAAATAATGGAGTACATGGGTCGATATGGGAGGCTTTCTCTCTACGAAGGGGATCTCGACCTTCTACTACTGTGTGACAGTGAAGACTTAGCAGATCAGATATGGGCTAGCGACAATGTTCGAAAGCACCTACTCGGTCGGATTGACGAAACCACCATGCGAGTCGATCCCGCAGAACGTGGTTTTCTTAAACATGCACTAATTGAAATTGGCTATCCAGTAGAGGACTTCGCTGGATATATCGAAGGCGAACCACTCTATTTCGAACTCAGTGAAGAGACAGAAGACGGAGAAGAGTGGGGCTTGAGGGACTATCAAAGAGAAGCTGTATCTATATTCCATGCAGGGGGCGGACCCAGAGGAGGATCTGGTGTTGTTGTGCTGCCATGTGGAGCTGGAAAGACAATGGTCGGGATGGGAGCAATGGAAAGACTTCAGACATCGACGCTCATCCTATGTCCTAATGTTGTTGCAGTACACCAATGGATTGAAGAACTGGTAGACAAAACCACGTTGGAACCAGACCAAATTGGAGAGTATACAGGAGACATCAAAGAAGTACGTCCAGTGACAGTTGCAACATATCAGATTCTCACATACCGTAAATCCAGAGATGCAGACTTTGAACATTTCGAAGTATTTGAGGCCAGGAATTGGGGGCTCATCATCTACGATGAAGTACATCTTCTCCCGGCTCCGGTTTTCAGAGCTACTGCATCCATACAAGCTACAAGAAGGTTAGGACTGACTGCGACACTCGTGAGAGAGGACGGAAGAGAGGAAGACGTGTTTACTCTTATAGGTCCGAAAAGATTCGACATGCCATGGAAACAACTTGAAGATCAAGGCTGGATAGCAACAGCTGTTTGTTATGAAATAAGAATCGATTTACCTGATAAGCTGCGAAAGAAGTATGCCTTGACTGAGGATAGACGGAAATATAGATTGGCCGCAGAAAACCCTAGAAAGATGGATATCATAGAGAAACTTGTGGAATATCACGTTGACGATAACGTACTGGTAATCGGAATGTACTTGGACCAGCTTCATGATATTGCAGATTTGCTGGACGCGCCAATAATAACAGGGAAAACAAGTAACTCGAAGCGCCAAAAACTCTATGGGAAATTCAAGAAAGAAGAAATCAAAGTCCTAGTGGTCTCAAAGGTGGCAAACTTCGCTCTTGATTTA
It encodes:
- a CDS encoding DEAD/DEAH box helicase; its protein translation is MPSTANPLIVQSDRSILLEVDNPRYEEARDALAQFAELVKSPEYVHTYRITPLSLWNAAATGLSPEKVMEALEEYAKYPIPSNVSREIMEYMGRYGRLSLYEGDLDLLLLCDSEDLADQIWASDNVRKHLLGRIDETTMRVDPAERGFLKHALIEIGYPVEDFAGYIEGEPLYFELSEETEDGEEWGLRDYQREAVSIFHAGGGPRGGSGVVVLPCGAGKTMVGMGAMERLQTSTLILCPNVVAVHQWIEELVDKTTLEPDQIGEYTGDIKEVRPVTVATYQILTYRKSRDADFEHFEVFEARNWGLIIYDEVHLLPAPVFRATASIQATRRLGLTATLVREDGREEDVFTLIGPKRFDMPWKQLEDQGWIATAVCYEIRIDLPDKLRKKYALTEDRRKYRLAAENPRKMDIIEKLVEYHVDDNVLVIGMYLDQLHDIADLLDAPIITGKTSNSKRQKLYGKFKKEEIKVLVVSKVANFALDLPDANVAIQVSGTFGSRQEEAQRLGRILRPKKDGSFARFYSIITKDTKDQDFASKRQLFLTEQGYQYVIASEEEAIWEKPPEKFFR